The nucleotide sequence CCCTACAACCCGGCAGGCACCGCCGAAGGAAGACCTTGATGTTCCGTGTCGTGCGAACGCTCGGCCTCGCCTTCGGATTGCTCGCCGCGGTCATCGCCGCGCAGGCGCCGGAATTCGCCCAGCAATACACCCAGCGTCTCGGCGGGGCCCTGGACGAACTGCGCCGCGCCATCGCCTCCCTCGATGCCGACGCCAGGGCCACCGGCCGAAGCCGCGACGAGGCGCTGACGCTGCTGCGCACCAACCCGGACGCCTTCATCGCCCGCCGTGGCGAGTCGGCCCGCACCGATGTCGAGCGGCTGAAGCGGCTGGAGGCGCAGAAGCTCGCGCTCGACACGGCGGCGAGCCCGCTCGGACGCCTCACCGTGATGGCGCGCGACCCCGACATGGACATCGCGCGGGCCACCTATCGCGACTACCAGCCGGCAGTGCCGACGACAGCGGACGGCCTCGTCGCCGGCCTGCTCGGCTTCCTCGCCGCCTGGGGCGGCTGGCGCGTCACCAGCGATGTCGGCCGCCACCTCGCCCGCCGTCGTCGGCGCGCGCGGCCGGAAACCACGCCAGTTTGACGCAAAATTTCGACTGATGCGCGGGCGGAGGTGTTGCAGCGCCTCTACAGCCCGGCCCACCTGCCTGCACTAGGTGTAGGCACGCGCCCGCACTCCGCAGGGGCGCCGGATCCGGTTCTCCCTCGATCATGCCGCGTCCCCCGAACACGACGGTCGATCCCGCCCTCGACGCGGCGGCCTTGCTGCGCCGCATCGGCTTCTTCGGCCTGTTCGTGGTGCTGCCGGTGGCCGCGCAAGTCTCGCGCCGCGCCACCGTGGTGCTCGCCCCGATCGCCGTCGTGCTGCTGATCACCGCGAGCGCCATAGACCAGCATCAGCGCGCCATCGGGCCGGCCCTGAAGCGGCTGCTGACCGCACCCTCCTTCCTCGCCGGCATGCTGGTGGTGTTCTGGTCGGGGCTGTCGCTGGTCTGGACCCCGTTTCCGGGACCCGCGAGCGAGCGGCTGGCCAACCTCGTCGCCACCGTGGTGATGACGCTGCTCGCCTATCTCGCGCTGCCCGACCGGATGCGCTCCGCCAACCTCTACCTGCTGCCGCTCGGCGTCGGCGCCGCCGCCATCGTCGCGATCCTGATCAATCTCGTCGGCGACGCGATGCTCAAGGACAACCCGGACGGCGATAGCGCCCTGGAGCGCGGCGCGGTGCTGCTGGCGTTGCTCGCATGGCCCGCCGTGGCTTGGCTGCGCTCGCGCCGCCGCGACCTGGGCTCTCTCGTCGTGGTCGTGCTCGTCGCGGGCGCGCTGCTGCTGGCGCCCGGCCTCACCGCGCTGTTCGCGCTGGCGGTCGGGGCGCTCGCCTTCGCGCTGACCCATTGGCGCCTGTCGCTCGGCGTGCGGGTCACAGCGCTGGCCGCCGCGGGCCTGCTCGTGGTGGCGCCGCTGCTGCCGTTCCTCGCTCGTCCCATCGGCATCGCCCTATTCGGTCCGGTGGCGCCGGGCGTGCTGGCGCTCAAGGCGTGGCAGAAGGTCGTCACCCTGGAGCCGGTGCGGCTTGTGACCGGCCACGGTCTCGAGACGGCCCT is from Methylorubrum sp. B1-46 and encodes:
- a CDS encoding peptide ABC transporter permease; translation: MPRPPNTTVDPALDAAALLRRIGFFGLFVVLPVAAQVSRRATVVLAPIAVVLLITASAIDQHQRAIGPALKRLLTAPSFLAGMLVVFWSGLSLVWTPFPGPASERLANLVATVVMTLLAYLALPDRMRSANLYLLPLGVGAAAIVAILINLVGDAMLKDNPDGDSALERGAVLLALLAWPAVAWLRSRRRDLGSLVVVVLVAGALLLAPGLTALFALAVGALAFALTHWRLSLGVRVTALAAAGLLVVAPLLPFLARPIGIALFGPVAPGVLALKAWQKVVTLEPVRLVTGHGLETALRGKLFGILPINAPTTMLFEFWYELGIVGAFAAAFALYSAIHRAGRDATVLAPCAMAAFATAFAIGCVGVGLTTIWWLTTLALVILTFVAIERGQFRSRRPKVGLIPRLPARG
- a CDS encoding DUF2937 family protein, whose translation is MFRVVRTLGLAFGLLAAVIAAQAPEFAQQYTQRLGGALDELRRAIASLDADARATGRSRDEALTLLRTNPDAFIARRGESARTDVERLKRLEAQKLALDTAASPLGRLTVMARDPDMDIARATYRDYQPAVPTTADGLVAGLLGFLAAWGGWRVTSDVGRHLARRRRRARPETTPV